In Rhodopirellula sp. P2, the DNA window AACAACTCAGCGAATCGCTCGCGCAAGCCCGCAAGGAAGCATCGCAGATCAAAGGCCCCAAGTTGCCGATCGTTTCCAATCGTCCGGACACGGCTGGGCGAGAAACACGTGTGTTCGTGCGTGGCAACTGGATGGAACGCGGTGAACAGGTTGATCCGGCCATCCCCGTCGCCTTCACCCAAGGCACCTCGGTTCGTCCCGCGGACGTGAAGAACCGCTTGGACTTAGCACAATGGTTGGTTTCCAATGACAACCCGCTAACACCGCGCGTTTGGGCCAACCGGATTTGGGCTCAGTTGTTCGGAATTGGATTGGTGGAAACGCAAGAGGACTTTGGATCCAGCGGGCTGCAGCCGACCCATCCACAGTTGCTCGATCACTTGGCTTTCCGATTGCGAGACGAGCACCGTTGGCACTTGAAACCGTTCCTGCGTGAGTTGGTGTTGTCATCGACTTATCGCCAAACGCATCACGTCAGCAAAGAACTGCAACAGGCTGATCCGCGAAATCAGTGGTTGGCTCGCGGGCCGCGAACGCGATTGACCGCCGAGATGGTTCGCGATCAAGCCTTGGCTGTGTCAGGATTGTTGACCGAGCAAATCGGTGGCCCGTCCGTCATGCCGCCTCAACCCGATGGCGTTTGGCAGACCGTTTACAGCGGTGCGTCTTGGAAAACCGCGACCGGTCCCGAGCGTTATCGACGGGCGCTCTACACGTACTGGCGACGGACGAGTCCCTACCCGAGTTTCTTGACCTTTGATTCACCCACACGAGATCTGTGTGCACCACGACGAATTGCGACCAACACGCCGTTGCAAGCCTTGGTGACGCTGAATGATCCTGTCTACGCCGAATGCGGGAAGGCTTTGGTCGAACAAACTGCCGCGGCCGATTCCCAGGACGCCAGCAATCCGATCGAGTCACAAATCGCTCGCATGTTCGTTTGGGTGACCCAAAGCGAACCGTCGGAATGGGAACTTCATGAACTGAAGGCTCTTTACGACGACCTGGATGAAACCAGCGGCGTCCCCCAAGGCGACGGCAAACTCGACGTGGACCAGAACGCACTCGCGATTGTGGCCAGCACCATTTTGAACCTCGACAAAGCACTGACCAAATGAATCCTCTCAACGACTCCGTGCGTCATGGTTTGTTGGAATGGCAAACACGGCGACACTTTTTGCAGAACTGCTCCCTCGGTCTGGCCGGGATGTGGTTAGGCAGTCAGGCCAATCTTGCTCGCGGTGAGGCCGCGCAAGTCGGTGACGCGGCACCGATGTTGGCACCGCATTTTCCACCCAAAGCCAAACGTGTGATCTTCCTGCACATGGCAGGCGGACCGAGCCAGTTGGAATTGTTTGACTACAAACCCGACTTGCAGCAACTCGATGGGCAAGACACCCCGGCCAGTTTCTTGGAAGGAAAGCGTTTCGCCTTCATTCAAGGCGTTCCAAAATTGTTGGGGCCGCAATTCCCCTTCGCACAATACGGCGAAAGTGGGGCTTGGGTTTCCGATCGTTTGCCGCACTTTCAGTCGGTGGTCGACAAGGTTTGCTTCGTCAAATCGATGCACACAACTCAGTTCAATCACGGTCCTGCTCAGTTGCTCTTGCACACCGGCAGTCAAAATCTTGGCTCTGCGTCCTTTGGTGCTTGGACGATGTACGGTCTCGGCAGTGAAAACCAAAACCTGCCTGGGTTTGTCGTCCTGGTCTCCGGCGGCAAAACACCGTCGGCAGGAAAGAGCGTTTGGGGATCGGGCTTCCTGCCTTCTGTGCATCAAGGCGTCCAGTGCCGCAGCAAAGGCGACCCGGTCCTGTACCTTTCCAATCCGGAAGGCGTCAGCCGCATTCAGCGACGTCGAGCTTTGGACACGCTGGCCAAGCTCAACCGAGAAACGTTTGAGCAAACCGGTGACGCCGAAGTGCTCACGCGAATTTCTCAGTATGAAATGGCGTTCCGGATGCAGACCAGCGCGACCGAAGCGTTTGATTTGACTCAGGAAACCGCCAACGTTCACGCAATGTACGGCACCAAGCCCGGCGAAGAATCGTTTGCGAACAATTGTTTGCTCGCTCGCCGGTTAGCGGAACGCGACGTGCGTTTCATTCAATTGTTTCACTGGGGTTGGGACTCCCACGGTGCGGGAGCCAACGAAGCGATCAACAAAGGATTCCACGATCGTTGCCGTGAAGTCGACCAGCCAATGACGGCGCTACTGAAAGATCTAGATCAACGTGGCCTGCTGGAAGACACGTTGGTTGTCTGGGGCGGCGAGTTTGGTCGGACGCCGATGCGAGAGAATCGCGGCGGTCGCGAGATGAAGTTGATCGGTCGCGACCACAATCCCGGCGCTTTCACGATGTGGTTTGCGGGCGGCGGAATCAAACCCGGCGTTTCGATCGGGCACACGGACGACATCGGCTACGAGGCGGTCGAGAACAAGGTTTCGCCTCACGACTTGCACGCGACACTTCAGCATCTGCTGGGCATCGATCACCACAAGTTGACTTACATGAGCCAAGGCTTGCCGCAACGATTGTCCAACGTGACCCAGCCCTCACGAATCGTGACGGACATGTTTGCTTGAGATGATTCGCCTTGCGAGAGAGAGTTTTTGAAGCCTCATCGGATATCGCACCCATGCACAACGACGAAGATCCGTTTGATTCAACCGGCAGCCAACACGTCGATGCAGACCCGTGGGGTGCTCCGAACTCTCGGTCAACTCGGTGGCCCTTTCGTATCTTCGCGGCGATTTTGGGGGTGTTTACCATTCGGCTTGCTGTCGCCAATGCGCTCCCATTGAACTGGGGCAATTTCTGTTTCGCATTGTTTTATTCGCTGTTCGGCTTGCAGATGCTGATTGCATCCGTCACAGGACGCTGGTGGACGGCTTCCGATCTTGATTCGCTCGCTGATCGATAGAAGGCAGGTGGCACCGTTTGGAAAACGCATCATGTTTCGATTCGACGGCCGCCACCGGGGCGGAACCGCGTGCGATTGGGCGTGCCATCTCGGGGCTTCCACCCCGAGCTATCCATGAGGACTCCTCCGGAGCCTTGGACGCAGATTCGCCCCGGAGGGGGCCGTCATCGTTAGCTCGGAGCGGAAGCCCCGAGGCCATCTGAAATCAGCCGCTGAGGCCTGGGTAGCGTTGTTGCAGTTCGGAGCGGGCTTCGGCGGCGCGGTCGGGTTTGCCGACTTTGGTCCACAGATCCGCGAGTTGTTTCAATGCTTCTGAATGCGGGCCAGGGTGAGTCGAGAACATCAGCTGGGTGTGCAGGTAGGCCAGCAAGGCTCCTTGGTTGTCGCCCATGGCCATGTAGCTGGCACCTTGGGCATTGTAGATTTCGGCAGCCGTCTCGGTGTCCGTTGGATTCAACTTGGCGATCAGTTCGTTGACCATGTCCAGGGCTTCTTTGCCTTGGCCCTGTTTTGCGGTGGCGATGGCCAGGGCTGCTTTGGACAGCGTTTGCAGGCGTGCCCCCTCGGGCGATTGGACACCAATGCTGACGATCTTTTGCAAGTCGCTGGCAGCCTCGGCATCTTTGCCTTGTTTCAGTTTGACCAACGCATTGAGATAAAGCGACTCAACTTTGGTTTCCGCCGAAGGAGCGTTGCGAAGCGACCCGTAGTACTTCGACGCTTGGTCGTACGAGCCCAACTTGACCGCGAGGTCACCGAGCAGTTTGGCTGTTTCGTAGAAGTGCCAAGAGCCCGTGTTTTGCTTGATGAAGTTGAGTGCGGCGGTTGCCGAGGCTCGCAAGTCGCCATTGCCGGACAAAGCCTGCTGGGCCTGGCAGTACATCACGTAGTAGGCGAAGTCCGCTTTTTGAGGGTCCCGATTCAGCTTGCTGGCATCGACGGTCTTGAGTTCCGCGATCGCTTGATCGAATTGGTTGTCGAGTGCGAATTCACGGCCTTGCGTCAGGCCGCCGGGGTCGCCTTGAAAGAGCACCTTCTCGATTGCACCCGCGTTGAACGTTTGGTCTTTGCCGGACACCGACATCACAATGCCGTTCTTGCTGATGGATTTGATCTTTCCCAAGACGACCTCACCACCGCGAGGGTAGAGGCGATCGGTTTGCGCCATGACGGGGGACGCCAGCAGCAATCCGAGCAAAACGGCACTACAGCGAATCGAAAGACGAGCGATGGCAATCATGGATGTCAGTGCTGGAAGAGTGAATGCAGGTTGGGAAGGTGTAGCGAAAGTCGTCAAGACTTTCGGCGAATCATGGTGCAGCTCAAAACTCTTGACGAGTTTCGCTACCCCGGACATGGAGTTGAAATGGAACGTTACTTCAGGCCAGTCGCGGGTTGCCCGGCGGCTTGTTGAATTTGTTTGAGCAGGGCGTCAAACTTTTGCTTTTGCTCGGGCCCGCCCATTTCGGGATACAGGACAACCAGTCCGGTGATGTCTCGAATGGCTTGTTCAACGATGGCGTCGCTGTTCGTCGATTTGCCTTGCAGGTAC includes these proteins:
- a CDS encoding tetratricopeptide repeat protein, which encodes MIAIARLSIRCSAVLLGLLLASPVMAQTDRLYPRGGEVVLGKIKSISKNGIVMSVSGKDQTFNAGAIEKVLFQGDPGGLTQGREFALDNQFDQAIAELKTVDASKLNRDPQKADFAYYVMYCQAQQALSGNGDLRASATAALNFIKQNTGSWHFYETAKLLGDLAVKLGSYDQASKYYGSLRNAPSAETKVESLYLNALVKLKQGKDAEAASDLQKIVSIGVQSPEGARLQTLSKAALAIATAKQGQGKEALDMVNELIAKLNPTDTETAAEIYNAQGASYMAMGDNQGALLAYLHTQLMFSTHPGPHSEALKQLADLWTKVGKPDRAAEARSELQQRYPGLSG
- a CDS encoding DUF1501 domain-containing protein, whose translation is MNPLNDSVRHGLLEWQTRRHFLQNCSLGLAGMWLGSQANLARGEAAQVGDAAPMLAPHFPPKAKRVIFLHMAGGPSQLELFDYKPDLQQLDGQDTPASFLEGKRFAFIQGVPKLLGPQFPFAQYGESGAWVSDRLPHFQSVVDKVCFVKSMHTTQFNHGPAQLLLHTGSQNLGSASFGAWTMYGLGSENQNLPGFVVLVSGGKTPSAGKSVWGSGFLPSVHQGVQCRSKGDPVLYLSNPEGVSRIQRRRALDTLAKLNRETFEQTGDAEVLTRISQYEMAFRMQTSATEAFDLTQETANVHAMYGTKPGEESFANNCLLARRLAERDVRFIQLFHWGWDSHGAGANEAINKGFHDRCREVDQPMTALLKDLDQRGLLEDTLVVWGGEFGRTPMRENRGGREMKLIGRDHNPGAFTMWFAGGGIKPGVSIGHTDDIGYEAVENKVSPHDLHATLQHLLGIDHHKLTYMSQGLPQRLSNVTQPSRIVTDMFA